A genomic stretch from Echeneis naucrates chromosome 6, fEcheNa1.1, whole genome shotgun sequence includes:
- the scap gene encoding sterol regulatory element-binding protein cleavage-activating protein isoform X2: protein MTLREQLREKISAAFYRHGLLCASYPVPIILFTSASILTCCYPLLRLPLPGTGPVEFTTGVRDYSVPSHEPHGDLGERPDWYRGPPVAYIQQVLVKAAVSPWDSSLVPVDVFRSPLGRVFSLLEEIRNHVHSDSRSLESLCLQVTGLFPGLRRMQSVLPEHGCLLVSPGNYWQNQRELFDSDPDLLKTIQKHEPKGLHTSATLRDLLFGVPGKYTGVSHYNRKRVVTYTITVVLSSYDARFLGSLRARLKQLHPSANCSLRDDHMVHVHFKEEIGIAELIPLVTTYIILFAYIYFSTRKIDMVKSKWGLALAAVVTVLSSLLMSVGLCTLFGLTPTLNGGEIFPYLVVVIGLENVLVLTKSVVSTPVDLEVKLRIAQGLSNESWSIMKNMATELCIILIGYFTLVPAIQEFCLFAVVGLVSDFFLQMFFFTTVLSIDIRRMELADLNRRLPAEAGLPPPKPGPLRPREVPPPPRPSPHTITLQTPAFRNLRLPKRLRVVYFLARTRLAQRIIMAGTVIWIGILVYTDPAGIRTYLAAQVSEQSPLGDSGGAGLPPHLAVAPVFRGGDPTSTLSIHAAPDPTPLPENQSQGHHGSGRSGPLPQAPPAVPQITWGAEDEEGWRRLSFRHWPSLFSYYNITLAKRYISILPVIPVTVHLSPQEAIETRHPQDTRHPPLPVPKVSADLQTDLTLYKVAALGLAAGVLLVLLLFCLYRVLCPRNYGQNGVAHGRRRRGDLPCDDYGYSPPISEISPLLLRGHSMDIECLASDGMLLASCCLAGQIRVWDAQTGDCLTVIPNHGLRRSSSSGCWEQRDGWDGMSSATEPEGFGSEGCDCAIGRDSLSEDEAYPVRRRTALPWPTLFTDQPDLTPLIDTNFTCQPPSHLSTPPRGGFDFGGLVERAYMEHEPPSPSAYPAPSSASSSPPSGAKLQRSPSLGDAAGPLIQDRASAAGGQAAADWESSVWAMELRGNLIAAGRSSGKLELWDAVEGSLRCRNEDGVSGITALAFLNNRIVAARLNGSLDFFTVEIKKPLGLLQYRGPPGRGSMPPSPCYSSEDVISLQLTRSIQCAHQKPITVLRAAAGRVVTGSQDHTVRVYRLEDSCCLFTLQGHSGGITAIYIDQTMVLASGGQDGAICLWDVLTGSRVSHVYGHRGDVTSLVCTNSCVISSGLDDLICIWDRSTGIKLYSIQQEVGCGASLGVISESLLVTGGQGCVSFWDLNFGDLLQTVYLGQSSDGQGVRQLLVLDNAAIVCDFGSELSLVYVPSVLEKLD from the exons ATGACGCTGCGAGAGCAGCTAAGAGAGAAGATCTCGGCAGCCTTCTACCGCCACGGGCTGCTGTGTGCCTCCTACCCAGTACCCATAATCCTCTTCACCTCCGCCAGCATCCTCACCTGCTG cTATCCGTTATTGAGGCTTCCCCTCCCTGGGACGGGTCCTGTGGAGTTCACCACAGGGGTGCGAGACTACAGCGTCCCTTCCCATGAGCCCCATGGAGACCTCGGAGAACGGCCAGACTGG TACCGCGGCCCTCCGGTGGCCTACATCCAGCAGGTCTTGGTCAAGGCAGCGGTGTCTCCGTGGGACAGCAGCCTGGTGCCGGTGGACGTGTTTCGCTCACCTTTGGGCCGAGTCTTTAGCCTGCTGGAGGAGATCCGTAACCATGTCCACTCTGACag TCGCAGTCTGGAATCGTTGTGTCTCCAGGTGACGGGCCTGTTTCCAGGGTTACGGCGGATGCAGTCGGTGCTTCCAGAGCACGGCTGCCTGCTTGTCTCTCCTGGCAACTACTGGCAGAACCAGCGAGAGCTGTTTGACTCGGACCCCGACCTCCTCAAGACCATCCAGAAACATGAGCCCAAAGGCCTGCACACCTCGGCCACACTACGAG acttATTGTTTGGCGTCCCTGGGAAGTACACCGGCGTCAGTCATTACAACAGGAAGAGGGTGGTGACATACACAATCACTGTAGTGTTGTCCAGCTACGATGCCAG GTTCCTGGGCAGCCTGCGGGCGCGTCTGAAGCAGCTCCACCCGTCAGCCAACTGCAGCCTCAGAGATGACCACATGGTTCACGTCCACTTCAAGGAGGAGATCGGCATCGCTGAGCTCATCCCCCTCGTCACCACATACATCATCCTCTTTGCCTACATCTACTTCTCCACAC GTAAAATTGACATGGTGAAGTCGAAGTGGGGCCTGGCTCTGGCTGCTGTGGTCACCGTCCTCAGCTCTCTGCTCATGTCTGTGGGACTGTGCACACTGTTTGGACTCACACCAACACTCAACGGAGG gGAGATATTTCCTTACCTGGTGGTGGTGATCGGCCTGGAGAACGTGCTGGTCCTCACCAAGTCTGTGGTCTCCACGCCTGTTGACCTCGAGGTCAAACTCCGCATCGCTCAGG GCCTTAGCAATGAGAGCTGGTCTATCATGAAGAACATGGCCACTGAACTGTGCATCATCCTGATTGGATATTTCACTCTGGTGCCAGCTATCCAG gagttctgtttgtttgctgttgtgggGCTGGTGTCTGACTTCTTCCTGCAGATGTTCTTCTTCACCACAGTCCTGTCCATAGACATCCGCCGCATGGAg CTGGCTGACTTGAACCGCCGCCTGCCCGCTGAGGCGGGATTGCCCCCTCCCAAACCGGGCCCGCTGCGTCCACGGGAGGTCCCCCCTCCGCCACGACCCTCCCCCCACACAATCACCCTGCAGACGCCGGCCTTCAGGAACCTGAGGCTCCCCAAGAGGCTGCGCGTGGTCTACTTCCTGGCTCGCACGCGGCTGGCTCAGCGGATCATCATG GCGGGCACGGTGATCTGGATCGGCATCCTCGTCTATACCGACCCAGCCGGGATCCGTACCTACCTGGCTGCACAGGTATCTGAGCAAAGCCCTCTGGGAGACTCGGGAGGGGCTGGCCTGCCTCCTCACCTGGCCGTGGCCCCCGTCTTCCGCGGTGGAGATCCCACCAGCACCCTCAGTATCCACGCAGCTCCGGATCCAACTCCTCTACCCGAGAACCAATCACAGGGCCACCATGGCTCAGGGAGGTCAGGGCCCCTCCCCCAGGCCCCGCCTGCGGTCCCTCAGATCACCTGGGGGGCGGAGGACGAGGAGGGCTGGAGGAGGCTGTCCTTCCGGCACTGGCCTTCACTCTTCAGCTACTACAACATCACTTTAGCCAAGAG GTACATCAGCATCCTGCCTGTCATCCCCGTCACTGTTCACCTGAGCCCCCAGGAGGCCATCGAGACCCGTCACCCTCAGGACACGAGACATCCTCCGCTACCTGTTCCCAAAGTGTCTGCAGATCTACAGACTGACCTCACTCTCTACAA GGTGGCGGCTCTGGGGCTGGCGGCCGGAGTCCTCCTggttctgctgctcttctgccTCTACCGCGTCCTCTGCCCACGTAACTACGGACAGAACGGTGTAGCTCACGGGCGCCGGCGGCGAGGCGACCTGCCCTGCGACGACTACGGCTACTCCCCCCCCATCAGCGAGATCTCTCCGCTGCTGCTGAGGGGCCACAGTATG GATATCGAGTGTTTGGCCAGTGACGGCATGCTGCTGGCGAGCTGCTGCCTGGCCGGACAGATCCGAGTCTGGGACGCCCAGACTGGGGACTGCCTGACCGTCATCCCAAACCACGG ATTGAggcggagcagcagcagtggctgctGGGAGCAGCGGGACGGCTGGGACGGCATGAGCAGCGCCACGGAGCCAGAAGGTTTCGGCTCCGAGGGCTGCGACTGTGCCATCGGCCGCGACAGCCTGTCGGAGGACGAGGCCTACCCGGTGAGGCGGCGCACAGCTCTCCCCTGGCCCACTCTGTTCACCGACCAGCCCGACCTCACCCCGCTCATCGACACCAACTTCACCTGCCAGCCGCCCTCCCACCTCTCCACCCCACCCAGGGGTGGGTTTGACTTCGGCGGTCTGGTGGAGCGCGCCTACATGGAGCACGAGCCCCCCTCGCCCTCCGCATACCCCGCCCCTTCCTCAGCCTCATCCTCGCCACCCTCAGGAGCTAAACTCCAAAGAAGCCCCAGCTTAGGGGATGCAGCTGGCCCCTTGATCCAGGACAGGGCCTCTGCGGCGGGGGGGCAGGCGGCGGCAGACTGGGAAAGCTCAGTCTGGGCgatggagctgagaggaaatcTGATAGCTGCGGGGAGGAGCAGCGGGAAACTGGAG ctgtgggACGCCGTGGAGGGGTCGCTGCGCTGCAGAAACGAAGATGGCGTCTCGGGGATCACAGCTCTGGCTTTTCTTAACAACAG gaTCGTGGCGGCTCGACTGAACGGGTCTCTAGACTTCTTCACTGTTGAGATAAAGAAACCTCTGGGCCTGCTGCAGTACAGAG GCCCCCCCGGCCGAGGCAGCATGCCCCCGTCTCCCTGTTACAGCAGTGAGGACGTGATCAGCCTCCAGCTCACACGCTCCATACAGTGCGCCCACCAGAAGCCCATCACGGTGCTGCGGGCCGCCGCCGGGCGGGTCGTCACCGGCAGCCAGGACCACACAGTCCGG GTTTATCGTCTGGAGGACTCGTGCTGCCTCTTCACCCTGCAGGGTCACTCTGGAGGGATCACAGCCATCTACATAGACCAG ACGATGGTTCTGGCGAGTGGCGGTCAGGATGGCGCCATCTGCCTGTGGGACGTCCTGACAGGGAGCCGGGTCAGCCACGTTTACGGTCACCGTGGCGACGTCACCTCGCTGGTCTGCACCAACTCCTGCGTCATCAGCTCCGGACTGGACGACCTCATCTGTATCTGGGACCGCAGCACGGGGATCAAACTCTACTCCATCCAGCAG GAGGTGGGCTGTGGGGCCAGCCTTGGGGTGATCTCTGAGTCCCTCCTGGTGACGGGGGGCCAGGGCTGCGTCTCCTTCTGGGACCTGAACTTTGGGGACCTGCTGCAGACGGTCTACCTGGGCCAGAGCAGCGACGGCCAAGGAGTCCGGCAGCTGCTGGTGCTGGACAACGCCGCCATCGTCTGCGACTTCGGCAGCGAGCTCAGCTTGGTCTACGTGCCGTCAGTGCTGGAGAAACTGGACTGA
- the scap gene encoding sterol regulatory element-binding protein cleavage-activating protein isoform X1: MTLREQLREKISAAFYRHGLLCASYPVPIILFTSASILTCCYPLLRLPLPGTGPVEFTTGVRDYSVPSHEPHGDLGERPDWYRGPPVAYIQQVLVKAAVSPWDSSLVPVDVFRSPLGRVFSLLEEIRNHVHSDSSGSRSLESLCLQVTGLFPGLRRMQSVLPEHGCLLVSPGNYWQNQRELFDSDPDLLKTIQKHEPKGLHTSATLRDLLFGVPGKYTGVSHYNRKRVVTYTITVVLSSYDARFLGSLRARLKQLHPSANCSLRDDHMVHVHFKEEIGIAELIPLVTTYIILFAYIYFSTRKIDMVKSKWGLALAAVVTVLSSLLMSVGLCTLFGLTPTLNGGEIFPYLVVVIGLENVLVLTKSVVSTPVDLEVKLRIAQGLSNESWSIMKNMATELCIILIGYFTLVPAIQEFCLFAVVGLVSDFFLQMFFFTTVLSIDIRRMELADLNRRLPAEAGLPPPKPGPLRPREVPPPPRPSPHTITLQTPAFRNLRLPKRLRVVYFLARTRLAQRIIMAGTVIWIGILVYTDPAGIRTYLAAQVSEQSPLGDSGGAGLPPHLAVAPVFRGGDPTSTLSIHAAPDPTPLPENQSQGHHGSGRSGPLPQAPPAVPQITWGAEDEEGWRRLSFRHWPSLFSYYNITLAKRYISILPVIPVTVHLSPQEAIETRHPQDTRHPPLPVPKVSADLQTDLTLYKVAALGLAAGVLLVLLLFCLYRVLCPRNYGQNGVAHGRRRRGDLPCDDYGYSPPISEISPLLLRGHSMDIECLASDGMLLASCCLAGQIRVWDAQTGDCLTVIPNHGLRRSSSSGCWEQRDGWDGMSSATEPEGFGSEGCDCAIGRDSLSEDEAYPVRRRTALPWPTLFTDQPDLTPLIDTNFTCQPPSHLSTPPRGGFDFGGLVERAYMEHEPPSPSAYPAPSSASSSPPSGAKLQRSPSLGDAAGPLIQDRASAAGGQAAADWESSVWAMELRGNLIAAGRSSGKLELWDAVEGSLRCRNEDGVSGITALAFLNNRIVAARLNGSLDFFTVEIKKPLGLLQYRGPPGRGSMPPSPCYSSEDVISLQLTRSIQCAHQKPITVLRAAAGRVVTGSQDHTVRVYRLEDSCCLFTLQGHSGGITAIYIDQTMVLASGGQDGAICLWDVLTGSRVSHVYGHRGDVTSLVCTNSCVISSGLDDLICIWDRSTGIKLYSIQQEVGCGASLGVISESLLVTGGQGCVSFWDLNFGDLLQTVYLGQSSDGQGVRQLLVLDNAAIVCDFGSELSLVYVPSVLEKLD, from the exons ATGACGCTGCGAGAGCAGCTAAGAGAGAAGATCTCGGCAGCCTTCTACCGCCACGGGCTGCTGTGTGCCTCCTACCCAGTACCCATAATCCTCTTCACCTCCGCCAGCATCCTCACCTGCTG cTATCCGTTATTGAGGCTTCCCCTCCCTGGGACGGGTCCTGTGGAGTTCACCACAGGGGTGCGAGACTACAGCGTCCCTTCCCATGAGCCCCATGGAGACCTCGGAGAACGGCCAGACTGG TACCGCGGCCCTCCGGTGGCCTACATCCAGCAGGTCTTGGTCAAGGCAGCGGTGTCTCCGTGGGACAGCAGCCTGGTGCCGGTGGACGTGTTTCGCTCACCTTTGGGCCGAGTCTTTAGCCTGCTGGAGGAGATCCGTAACCATGTCCACTCTGACag ctccGGGAGTCGCAGTCTGGAATCGTTGTGTCTCCAGGTGACGGGCCTGTTTCCAGGGTTACGGCGGATGCAGTCGGTGCTTCCAGAGCACGGCTGCCTGCTTGTCTCTCCTGGCAACTACTGGCAGAACCAGCGAGAGCTGTTTGACTCGGACCCCGACCTCCTCAAGACCATCCAGAAACATGAGCCCAAAGGCCTGCACACCTCGGCCACACTACGAG acttATTGTTTGGCGTCCCTGGGAAGTACACCGGCGTCAGTCATTACAACAGGAAGAGGGTGGTGACATACACAATCACTGTAGTGTTGTCCAGCTACGATGCCAG GTTCCTGGGCAGCCTGCGGGCGCGTCTGAAGCAGCTCCACCCGTCAGCCAACTGCAGCCTCAGAGATGACCACATGGTTCACGTCCACTTCAAGGAGGAGATCGGCATCGCTGAGCTCATCCCCCTCGTCACCACATACATCATCCTCTTTGCCTACATCTACTTCTCCACAC GTAAAATTGACATGGTGAAGTCGAAGTGGGGCCTGGCTCTGGCTGCTGTGGTCACCGTCCTCAGCTCTCTGCTCATGTCTGTGGGACTGTGCACACTGTTTGGACTCACACCAACACTCAACGGAGG gGAGATATTTCCTTACCTGGTGGTGGTGATCGGCCTGGAGAACGTGCTGGTCCTCACCAAGTCTGTGGTCTCCACGCCTGTTGACCTCGAGGTCAAACTCCGCATCGCTCAGG GCCTTAGCAATGAGAGCTGGTCTATCATGAAGAACATGGCCACTGAACTGTGCATCATCCTGATTGGATATTTCACTCTGGTGCCAGCTATCCAG gagttctgtttgtttgctgttgtgggGCTGGTGTCTGACTTCTTCCTGCAGATGTTCTTCTTCACCACAGTCCTGTCCATAGACATCCGCCGCATGGAg CTGGCTGACTTGAACCGCCGCCTGCCCGCTGAGGCGGGATTGCCCCCTCCCAAACCGGGCCCGCTGCGTCCACGGGAGGTCCCCCCTCCGCCACGACCCTCCCCCCACACAATCACCCTGCAGACGCCGGCCTTCAGGAACCTGAGGCTCCCCAAGAGGCTGCGCGTGGTCTACTTCCTGGCTCGCACGCGGCTGGCTCAGCGGATCATCATG GCGGGCACGGTGATCTGGATCGGCATCCTCGTCTATACCGACCCAGCCGGGATCCGTACCTACCTGGCTGCACAGGTATCTGAGCAAAGCCCTCTGGGAGACTCGGGAGGGGCTGGCCTGCCTCCTCACCTGGCCGTGGCCCCCGTCTTCCGCGGTGGAGATCCCACCAGCACCCTCAGTATCCACGCAGCTCCGGATCCAACTCCTCTACCCGAGAACCAATCACAGGGCCACCATGGCTCAGGGAGGTCAGGGCCCCTCCCCCAGGCCCCGCCTGCGGTCCCTCAGATCACCTGGGGGGCGGAGGACGAGGAGGGCTGGAGGAGGCTGTCCTTCCGGCACTGGCCTTCACTCTTCAGCTACTACAACATCACTTTAGCCAAGAG GTACATCAGCATCCTGCCTGTCATCCCCGTCACTGTTCACCTGAGCCCCCAGGAGGCCATCGAGACCCGTCACCCTCAGGACACGAGACATCCTCCGCTACCTGTTCCCAAAGTGTCTGCAGATCTACAGACTGACCTCACTCTCTACAA GGTGGCGGCTCTGGGGCTGGCGGCCGGAGTCCTCCTggttctgctgctcttctgccTCTACCGCGTCCTCTGCCCACGTAACTACGGACAGAACGGTGTAGCTCACGGGCGCCGGCGGCGAGGCGACCTGCCCTGCGACGACTACGGCTACTCCCCCCCCATCAGCGAGATCTCTCCGCTGCTGCTGAGGGGCCACAGTATG GATATCGAGTGTTTGGCCAGTGACGGCATGCTGCTGGCGAGCTGCTGCCTGGCCGGACAGATCCGAGTCTGGGACGCCCAGACTGGGGACTGCCTGACCGTCATCCCAAACCACGG ATTGAggcggagcagcagcagtggctgctGGGAGCAGCGGGACGGCTGGGACGGCATGAGCAGCGCCACGGAGCCAGAAGGTTTCGGCTCCGAGGGCTGCGACTGTGCCATCGGCCGCGACAGCCTGTCGGAGGACGAGGCCTACCCGGTGAGGCGGCGCACAGCTCTCCCCTGGCCCACTCTGTTCACCGACCAGCCCGACCTCACCCCGCTCATCGACACCAACTTCACCTGCCAGCCGCCCTCCCACCTCTCCACCCCACCCAGGGGTGGGTTTGACTTCGGCGGTCTGGTGGAGCGCGCCTACATGGAGCACGAGCCCCCCTCGCCCTCCGCATACCCCGCCCCTTCCTCAGCCTCATCCTCGCCACCCTCAGGAGCTAAACTCCAAAGAAGCCCCAGCTTAGGGGATGCAGCTGGCCCCTTGATCCAGGACAGGGCCTCTGCGGCGGGGGGGCAGGCGGCGGCAGACTGGGAAAGCTCAGTCTGGGCgatggagctgagaggaaatcTGATAGCTGCGGGGAGGAGCAGCGGGAAACTGGAG ctgtgggACGCCGTGGAGGGGTCGCTGCGCTGCAGAAACGAAGATGGCGTCTCGGGGATCACAGCTCTGGCTTTTCTTAACAACAG gaTCGTGGCGGCTCGACTGAACGGGTCTCTAGACTTCTTCACTGTTGAGATAAAGAAACCTCTGGGCCTGCTGCAGTACAGAG GCCCCCCCGGCCGAGGCAGCATGCCCCCGTCTCCCTGTTACAGCAGTGAGGACGTGATCAGCCTCCAGCTCACACGCTCCATACAGTGCGCCCACCAGAAGCCCATCACGGTGCTGCGGGCCGCCGCCGGGCGGGTCGTCACCGGCAGCCAGGACCACACAGTCCGG GTTTATCGTCTGGAGGACTCGTGCTGCCTCTTCACCCTGCAGGGTCACTCTGGAGGGATCACAGCCATCTACATAGACCAG ACGATGGTTCTGGCGAGTGGCGGTCAGGATGGCGCCATCTGCCTGTGGGACGTCCTGACAGGGAGCCGGGTCAGCCACGTTTACGGTCACCGTGGCGACGTCACCTCGCTGGTCTGCACCAACTCCTGCGTCATCAGCTCCGGACTGGACGACCTCATCTGTATCTGGGACCGCAGCACGGGGATCAAACTCTACTCCATCCAGCAG GAGGTGGGCTGTGGGGCCAGCCTTGGGGTGATCTCTGAGTCCCTCCTGGTGACGGGGGGCCAGGGCTGCGTCTCCTTCTGGGACCTGAACTTTGGGGACCTGCTGCAGACGGTCTACCTGGGCCAGAGCAGCGACGGCCAAGGAGTCCGGCAGCTGCTGGTGCTGGACAACGCCGCCATCGTCTGCGACTTCGGCAGCGAGCTCAGCTTGGTCTACGTGCCGTCAGTGCTGGAGAAACTGGACTGA
- the elp6 gene encoding elongator complex protein 6: protein MYTELNSILSSTPDSFTQGEFILVSDRQSDASFLIHHFLSFYLRARCRVCFLGLVQSFSHYNAVSQRLGVSLAQAKEKGQLIFLEGLTESLSFLIPQETSTESQAMDFLRDPTVSLRHLYEFIRTSVSSSGGGGEGGAEEWGPPVLMVDDLSVLLSLGVSTGAVLDFSHYCHATVCSQLQGNMVMLVRCSEEEEVDDGDDEGSERLLRGLTHRCSLTLHVQGLPTGYCRDIHGQVEVCWRRRQGDAQNTQRKLFQYKVNDKGASFFARGTSSAVL, encoded by the exons ATGTATACTGAGCTGAACAGCATCCTAAGCTCCACTCCGGACAGTTTCACTCAG GGGGAATTCATCCTggtgtcagacagacagagtgatgcCTCATTCCTCATCCAccactttctgtctttttaccTGCGAG cCCGATGCAGAGTGTGTTTCCTGGGCCTGGTTCAGTCCTTCAGTCACTACAATGCAGTGAGCCAGAGACTG GGTGTAAGTCTCGCACAAGCGAAGGAGAAAGGTCAGCTGATATTCCTGGAAGGACTGACAGAGTCATTGTCATTTCTGATTCCTCAAGAAACCAGCACAGAAAGTCAAGCCATGGACTTCCTCAG ggATCCGACAGTCAGCCTTCGACATTTGTACGAGTTCATTCGGACAAGCGTGAGCAGCtctggtggtggtggagagggaggggcGGAGGAATGGGGACCCCCGGTGCTGATGGTGGATGACCTCAGTGTGCTGCTGAGCCTGGGGGTGAGCACTGGGGCAGTGCTTGACTTCAGCCACTACTGCCACGCGACAGTCTGCTCCCAGTTAcag GGTAACATGGTGATGCTGGTTCGCtgcagtgaggaagaagaggtggatgatggagatgatgaaGGCTCAGAGCGGCTCCTGAGAGGCCTGACCCATCGGTGTAGTCTCACTCTTCATGTTCAGGGTCTCCCAACTGGCTACTGCAGGGACATACAcggacag GTGGAGGTGTGTTGGAGGAGGAGACAAGGTGATGCgcagaacacacagagaaaactcTTCCAGTACAAGGTCAACGATAAAGGAGCTTCCTTCTTTGCTCGAGGGACATCCAGCGCTGTTCTCTAG